The following proteins are co-located in the Vidua macroura isolate BioBank_ID:100142 chromosome 1, ASM2450914v1, whole genome shotgun sequence genome:
- the KIF5B gene encoding kinesin-1 heavy chain isoform X2: protein MTVLKRLSKGKLHDPDGMGIIPRIVQDIFNYIYSMDENLEFHIKVSYFEIYLDKIRDLLDVSKTNLSVHEDKNRVPYVKGCTERFVCSPEEVMDTIDEGKSNRHVAVTNMNEHSSRSHSIFLINVKQENTQTEQKLSGKLYLVDLAGSEKVSKTGAEGAVLDEAKNINKSLSALGNVISALAESSTYVPYRDSKMTRILQDSLGGNCRTTIVICCSPSSYNESETKSTLLFGQRAKTIKNTVCVNVELTAEQWKKKYEKEKEKNKTLRNTIQWLENELNRWRNGETVPVDEQFDKEKANLEAFAVDKDITVINDKPATTIGVTGNFTDAERRKCEEEIAKLYKQLDDKDEEINQQSQLVEKLKTQMLDQEELLASTRRDQDNLQAELNRLQAENDASKEEVKEVLQALEELAVNYDQKSQEVEDKAKEYELLSDELNQKSVTLASIDAELQKLKEMTNHQKKRATEMMASLLKDLAEIGIAVGNNDVKQPEGTGMIDEEFTVARLYISKMKSEVKTMVKRCKQLEGTQAESNKKMEENEKELAACQLRISQHEAKIKSLTEYLQNVEQKKRQLEESVDSLNEELVQLRAQEKVHEMEKEHLNKVQTANEVKQAVEQQIQSHRETHQKQISSLRDEVDAKEKLITELQDQNQKMMLEQERLRVEHEKLKATDQEKSRKLHELTVMQDRREQARQDLKGLEETVAKELQTLHNLRKLFVQDLATRVKKSAEIDSDDTGGSAAQKQKISFLENNLEQLTKVHKQLVRDNADLRCELPKLEKRLRATAERVKALESALKEAKENASRDRKRYQQEVDRIKEAVRSKNMARRGHSAQIAKPIRPGQHPAASPTHPSAIRGGGAFTQNSQPVVLRGGGRQDKVC, encoded by the exons ACAAAAATAGAGTTCCCTATGTAAAG GGTTGCACAGAGCGTTTTGTATGTAGTCCAGAAGAAGTTATGGATACTATAGATGAAGGAAAATCAAATCGACACGTAGCAGTTACAA ATATGAATGAACACAGCTCCCGGAGTCAtagtatttttcttattaatgtAAAACAAGAGAATACTCAAACAGAACAGAAACTAAGTGGAAAACTTTACCTTGTGGACTTGGCAGGTAGTGAGAAG GTTAGTAAAACTGGAGCAGAAGGTGCTGTGCTGGATGAGGCCAAGAACATCAACAAGTCTTTGTCTGCTCTTGGAAATGTCATCTCAGCCCTGGCTGAAAGTAGT ACATATGTTCCATATCGTGATAGCAAAATGACCAGAATCCTTCAAGATTCACTAGGGGGTAATTGCAGAACCACTATTGttatttgctgttctccatcTTCTTACAATGAATCTGAAACTAAGTCTACTCTTCTGTTCGGCCAAAG AGCAAAGACCATTAAGAACACAGTCTGTGTCAATGTGGAGCTCACTGCAGAACAGTGGAAGAAAAAgtatgagaaggaaaaagagaaaaacaagactCTGCGTAACACCATACAGTGGCTGGAAAATGAGCTCAACAGATGGAGGAATG GGGAGACTGTACCAGTTGATGAACAGTTTGACAAGGAGAAAGCCAACTTAGAAGCTTTTGCAGTGGACAAGGATATTACTGTTATTAATGATAAACCAGCTACCACAATTGGAGTAACTGGCAATTTCACTGATGCTGAGAGAAGGAAATGTGAGGAAGAAATTGCCAAACTTTACAAACAACTGGATGACAAG GATGAAGAAATTAATCAGCAGAGTCAACTAGTAGAAAAACTGAAGACACAGATGTTGGATCAGGAAGAG CTTCTGGCATCAACCAGACGGGACCAAGACAACCTGCAAGCAGAGTTGAATCGCCTTCAGGCTGAAAATGATGCTTCTAAAGAGGAAGTGAAAGAGGTGTTACAAGCCCTTGAAGAATTAGCTGTCAACTATGATCAGAAGTCTCAGGAAGTAGAAGATAAAGCAAAGGAATATGAACTGCTTAGTGATGAACTCAATCAAAAATCG GTCACTTTAGCCAGTATAGATGCAGAGCTTCAGAAACTTAAAGAAATGACCAACCATCAGAAGAAACGAGCAACAGAAATGATGGCCTCCTTACTAAAAGATCTTGCAGAGATTGGAATTGCAGTAGGAAATAATGATGTCAAG CAGCCTGAGGGAACTGGCATGATAGATGAAGAATTCACAGTTGCAAGACTGTACATTAGCAAAATGAAATCAGAAGTGAAAACAATGGTTAAACGTTGCAAACAGTTAGAAGGCACACAAGCTGAAAGCAataagaaaatggaagaaaatgaaaaggagttGGCTGCGTGCCAGCTCCGCATCTCACAG CATGAAGCCAAGATCAAGTCACTGACTGAATATCTTCAGAATGTGGAACAGAAAAAGAGGCAGCTGGAAGAATCTGTGGATTCCCTTAATGAAGAATTAGTTCAACTCCGAGCACAGG AAAAGGTCCATGAGATGGAGAAAGAGCACTTAAATAAGGTTCAAACTGCAAATGAAGTCAAA CAAGCTGTGGAGCAGCAAATTCAGAGCCATCGTGAGACACATCAGAAACAAATCAGTAGCCTGAGAGATGAAGTTGATGCAAAGGAGAAGCTCATCACTGAGCTTCAAGA CCAAAACCAGAAGATGATGCTTGAACAGGAACGTCTGAGAGTCGAGCATGAGAAGCTGAAAGCGACTGatcaggagaaaagcagaaaacttcaTGAACTTAC GGTTATGCAGGACAGACGGGAACAAGCGAGGCAAGATTTAAAGGGTTTGGAAGAGACTGTG GCAAAAGAACTTCAGACTCTTCACAATCTTCGGAAACTGTTTGTTCAAGATCTGGCTACTAGAGTGAAAAAG AGTGCTGAGATCGACTCAGATGATACAGGAGGCAGTGCTGCACAGAAACAGAAGATTTCCTTCCTCGAGAATAATCTTGAACAACTTACAAAGGTTCACAAGCAG CTGGTACGTGATAATGCTGATCTTCGCTGTGAACTGCCTAAACTGGAGAAGCGACTTAGAGCTACAGCTGAAAGAGTTAAAGCTTTGGAGTCTGCACTGAAGGAAGCCAAAGAGAATGCTTCTCGTGATCGCAAGCGGTACCAGCAAGAAGTAGATCGTATAAAGGAAGCTGTAAGATCCAAGAATATGGCCAGAAGAGGACATTCAGCACAAATTG CTAAGCCTATCCGCCCTGGCCAGcatccagcagcttctccaacTCATCCAAGTGCAATTCGTGGTGGAGGTGCGTTCACTCAGAACAGCCAGCCAGTTGTGCTGCGCGGAGGTGGACGGCAAGACAAAGT ttGCTGA